A window from Candidatus Nitrosotenuis uzonensis encodes these proteins:
- a CDS encoding DUF1512 domain-containing protein, whose product MNFTDINIDQFLGMEDSNPIMWLIWIVPIVIFIFYGQRIQLHVTSGEINKNIEKLLKFRDESKKEMLDHLKKSLQVSGDVEKSVERFIEYFTIMPVDIDPNGIMPKIKHLMRSREDYTRLQVKMLCGTDNSHELSKVQNLLEVVTSLHLLHKIVRHLFLTAKKQNNFPLILPLQMMLPFIMEQAAALRGAVSALRQGQPIGDGIGPMVVGKMMLGLEKKSIAFETVYAQGEFEQRVLQLLKAEGPLATVGRPGDAVEIIVGEKRPDIIIMIDAALKLEGESSASIAQGFGAAIGGIGTDRFQIEEVATKHKIPIYAIVIKQSIKEAITLMTKEIAERADEVESEVYRTIRESTTPGQTVLVVGVGNTLGVPQ is encoded by the coding sequence TTGAACTTTACTGATATCAATATAGATCAGTTCCTTGGAATGGAGGACTCTAACCCAATAATGTGGCTCATATGGATAGTTCCGATTGTAATCTTCATCTTTTATGGCCAGAGAATCCAGCTTCATGTGACATCAGGGGAGATAAACAAGAACATTGAAAAGCTACTCAAGTTCAGGGATGAATCAAAAAAAGAGATGCTCGATCACTTGAAGAAAAGCCTCCAAGTTTCAGGTGATGTGGAAAAAAGCGTGGAGCGCTTCATAGAATATTTTACTATAATGCCAGTTGACATCGACCCCAATGGGATCATGCCGAAAATAAAACACCTTATGCGTTCAAGGGAGGACTATACAAGATTACAGGTAAAGATGCTATGCGGCACAGACAACTCACATGAGCTAAGCAAGGTGCAGAACCTACTCGAAGTCGTAACATCGCTACATCTGTTGCACAAAATCGTTCGACACCTATTCCTTACAGCAAAAAAACAGAACAATTTCCCATTGATTCTGCCGCTGCAGATGATGCTGCCATTCATAATGGAGCAGGCAGCGGCACTGCGCGGCGCAGTTTCAGCTCTCAGACAGGGGCAACCTATAGGTGATGGCATAGGGCCTATGGTGGTGGGCAAAATGATGCTGGGACTGGAAAAAAAATCAATCGCATTTGAGACCGTGTATGCTCAAGGCGAGTTTGAGCAAAGAGTCTTGCAACTACTAAAAGCAGAAGGTCCGCTTGCAACTGTGGGAAGACCAGGTGATGCAGTCGAGATAATAGTCGGTGAGAAAAGGCCTGACATCATAATAATGATTGATGCAGCACTAAAGCTAGAGGGCGAGTCATCAGCATCAATAGCTCAGGGATTCGGTGCGGCAATAGGGGGTATCGGAACGGACAGATTTCAAATCGAAGAAGTTGCAACAAAGCACAAAATCCCAATTTACGCCATAGTGATAAAACAGTCAATTAAAGAGGCAATAACGCTGATGACAAAAGAGATAGCGGAGCGAGCAGATGAAGTCGAATCCGAAGTTTACAGAACGATACGTGAGAGTACTACTCCAGGGCAGACAGTACTGGTAGTCGGGGTAGGAAATACATTGGGGGTGCCACAATGA
- the map gene encoding type II methionyl aminopeptidase has translation MQLDDYVKAGKIASEVRELARKTDWVGKTLYEICESVESEIKKRGGKCAFPVNASLNELAAHYTAEPNDPKMLTDRDLIKIDLGVQINGFIADTAVTISYDPQYEILVSTAEEALKTAMSMVKEGTKSSEIGKTIEKVVKQYNCKPIANLSGHSLEQYTIHAGKSIPNMWSIGSFSLSAKEAYACEPFVTTSNGLGFVREGKIKNIFGLVSRKKVKSEAANRLVEHIWNNYNMLPFALRWITKEWDEKEARAALDEAIKNKVVRAYPILVEANGQCVAQAEHTFIPTENGAIITTQ, from the coding sequence TTGCAGCTTGATGATTATGTGAAAGCAGGCAAAATTGCGTCCGAAGTTCGTGAGCTTGCCAGAAAGACAGACTGGGTAGGAAAAACACTGTACGAGATTTGCGAGTCAGTCGAATCCGAAATCAAAAAGCGAGGCGGCAAGTGTGCATTTCCAGTCAACGCAAGTCTTAACGAGCTTGCAGCACATTACACTGCAGAACCCAACGACCCAAAGATGCTCACAGACAGGGATCTTATCAAAATAGATCTTGGAGTGCAGATAAACGGATTCATTGCAGACACCGCAGTTACTATATCTTATGATCCGCAGTACGAGATTCTTGTGAGCACTGCAGAAGAAGCACTCAAGACTGCAATGTCGATGGTAAAGGAAGGCACAAAGTCAAGCGAGATCGGAAAGACCATAGAAAAAGTGGTAAAACAGTACAACTGCAAGCCAATTGCCAACCTCAGCGGGCACTCGCTGGAGCAGTATACAATACATGCAGGCAAGTCAATTCCCAACATGTGGTCCATAGGATCATTCTCACTTTCAGCAAAAGAAGCTTATGCCTGCGAGCCGTTCGTAACGACATCAAATGGCCTCGGTTTTGTCAGAGAAGGAAAGATAAAGAACATCTTCGGTCTTGTTTCGCGAAAGAAGGTCAAAAGCGAGGCAGCAAACAGACTTGTAGAGCACATATGGAATAACTACAACATGCTTCCATTTGCCCTGCGCTGGATTACAAAGGAATGGGATGAAAAGGAGGCAAGAGCGGCACTGGACGAGGCAATAAAGAACAAAGTTGTACGCGCATATCCAATACTAGTTGAGGCAAACGGTCAATGCGTGGCGCAGGCAGAGCACACGTTTATTCCCACCGAGAATGGTGCAATCATCACTACTCAATAG
- a CDS encoding lamin tail domain-containing protein codes for MRTLPLLGVIATLAFCGVFASSYAQIADYVVINEVDTNPPGDDAKSVVEWVELYNPTDKDVDIGGWQIASTSVARKTLTLSSGTTIKAGQHLVFGNTILWFTDVSERVQLKNKAGDVIDETPTISDQKNDVNSWQRKYDGYDTNSSNDWTFRTSNAGSSNGKIGADSADVGQLTVTVATDKKGYLFSETAVISGTVSEQIYQVKPFFSQQQIEIVVKGPGNYQKKFSMYPDLNLNYKTSLKLDKVQGIIGGTYTVSVSYGSAQDTAIFTVGDKVAETVAEQESELAVYTDNIAYIPGQRVSLLASTNKIIPLEGLKLVIYDAKGKQVFSGSLYPNTKGEFSTTMFVSTVNPIYGRYNVVADYGRQHAETTFDVLQDVKDLSQIVLTTDKKVYGMGEPIVITGRSNKYVAALDIEILQTGTGSVGKTVSNIFKVKDQVKLAGDSTFRYELNVPAGQSNLGDFKVTVSKEFGSATTTFKIVENPDQYVYAENKNFVTTDKAEYKIDEKATIMGHVILKQRTTFAAIPVQISIEDSMGKPISFYAKDPKLRIRDDSLVAQYSFTAIPDPVGNYKVDIQLSRAVFPPGKYFIKANYDGTVTTTDFAIREELDVTNKDLVVKLDKTVYGLGETVKMEGTLVAGQSGVKITLTRPDGKTEESGAHIDKSRFSWSWKTPIKEFAQADIRDPKEVRPTVFGNYKITVKSASQTVDVFFKVSQNPETDTLVVKPLEVSTGKQTYAAGEKLLVTGAAIKREQVKSTLGGIPERVNVQIRTSVNKVIYDSSLPLDAGGYFRATYDLPLTVFKDGTYKVTAIYQKTRAETTFNVKNNLPLESSGKTILLVTTDKEEYTPGERVQIVATTNRISPLQKLDLVVIPEESTAINCGTANCGLGGKKTDIARSYNNGMYSYEYVIPVKVEYGTYLVKVDAEFGTFTKTFQIVPKKAEVPAPVIVSTISEKFNRLPESEIPIFLASKTLDGKSMTPISLQGSVITSRGQEQNVNLRIIAPDGQCVIGQEAMCLVSGPTTGTSVMIGKEMYNVEYSGHDKPVEKFFISSTAVPDSVWIVQIVKGEQQSRFYYEILYNAIQ; via the coding sequence ATGCGTACGCTGCCCCTACTAGGTGTAATAGCCACACTGGCATTCTGTGGAGTTTTTGCCAGCTCTTATGCTCAGATAGCTGATTATGTAGTAATCAATGAAGTGGACACAAATCCGCCCGGCGATGATGCAAAATCGGTAGTGGAATGGGTGGAACTCTACAATCCGACTGACAAAGATGTGGACATAGGCGGATGGCAGATTGCGTCAACTTCAGTTGCAAGAAAGACTCTTACATTGTCTTCTGGAACGACAATAAAGGCTGGTCAACATCTAGTATTTGGTAACACGATTCTTTGGTTTACCGATGTCTCAGAGAGGGTGCAGCTAAAGAACAAGGCAGGTGACGTCATAGATGAAACCCCGACGATTTCTGATCAAAAAAATGATGTCAACTCGTGGCAAAGAAAGTATGATGGGTATGATACCAACTCATCTAATGACTGGACTTTCAGAACATCAAATGCTGGAAGCTCAAACGGAAAGATTGGCGCCGACTCTGCTGATGTGGGCCAGCTCACAGTGACGGTTGCTACCGATAAGAAAGGCTATCTGTTCTCCGAGACTGCCGTCATATCAGGTACCGTCTCAGAGCAGATATACCAGGTAAAGCCATTTTTCTCGCAGCAGCAAATCGAAATAGTGGTTAAAGGGCCTGGCAACTACCAAAAGAAATTCTCAATGTATCCTGATCTAAACTTGAACTACAAGACAAGCCTAAAGCTTGACAAGGTGCAGGGAATAATTGGCGGCACATACACAGTATCGGTATCTTATGGAAGTGCACAGGATACTGCCATTTTTACAGTGGGCGACAAAGTCGCAGAAACTGTAGCGGAGCAAGAATCAGAGCTTGCAGTATATACTGATAATATTGCATACATACCGGGCCAGCGAGTGAGCCTCTTGGCATCGACTAACAAGATAATTCCGCTTGAGGGCCTCAAACTTGTAATTTATGATGCAAAAGGCAAGCAGGTCTTCTCAGGCTCGCTATACCCTAACACAAAAGGCGAGTTTTCCACCACAATGTTCGTTAGCACGGTAAACCCAATCTATGGAAGATATAATGTGGTCGCCGACTATGGCAGACAGCACGCAGAAACAACGTTTGATGTTCTTCAGGATGTAAAGGATCTCTCGCAGATTGTGCTTACTACAGACAAAAAAGTGTACGGGATGGGTGAGCCCATAGTCATCACAGGAAGAAGTAACAAGTATGTGGCCGCACTTGACATAGAGATACTGCAGACTGGAACCGGCTCCGTTGGAAAGACTGTTTCTAACATCTTCAAAGTCAAAGACCAAGTAAAGTTGGCAGGAGATAGCACATTCAGGTACGAGCTGAATGTACCTGCAGGCCAATCAAATCTTGGAGATTTCAAGGTAACAGTATCAAAAGAGTTTGGTAGTGCAACTACGACCTTTAAGATAGTTGAAAATCCAGACCAGTACGTTTATGCCGAAAACAAGAATTTTGTCACAACAGACAAGGCAGAATACAAAATAGATGAAAAGGCTACAATAATGGGCCATGTAATACTAAAGCAGCGAACCACCTTTGCAGCAATCCCTGTCCAAATATCTATTGAGGACTCTATGGGAAAACCAATCTCATTTTATGCCAAAGACCCCAAGCTTAGGATTAGAGATGACAGCCTTGTAGCACAATACAGCTTTACGGCGATCCCAGATCCGGTGGGAAACTACAAAGTAGACATACAACTCTCAAGGGCAGTATTTCCACCAGGTAAGTACTTCATAAAGGCAAACTATGACGGCACTGTAACTACTACCGACTTTGCCATCAGAGAGGAGCTTGATGTGACAAACAAGGATCTGGTCGTAAAGCTGGACAAGACAGTGTATGGCCTTGGAGAGACCGTCAAGATGGAGGGCACGCTTGTAGCAGGCCAATCAGGCGTCAAGATCACACTTACAAGGCCTGACGGAAAGACAGAAGAGAGCGGGGCACACATAGACAAATCACGATTTTCATGGAGCTGGAAGACTCCGATAAAAGAATTCGCACAGGCAGATATTAGAGATCCAAAAGAAGTGCGTCCTACAGTATTTGGAAATTACAAGATAACCGTAAAGTCTGCATCTCAGACAGTTGACGTATTCTTCAAGGTCTCGCAAAACCCGGAAACTGACACTCTGGTTGTAAAGCCTCTTGAGGTATCAACCGGCAAGCAGACGTATGCTGCAGGGGAGAAGCTACTAGTTACCGGCGCTGCCATAAAGCGAGAGCAGGTAAAGAGCACTCTTGGCGGCATACCTGAAAGAGTGAACGTGCAGATAAGAACATCCGTAAACAAAGTAATCTATGACTCATCACTTCCTCTTGACGCAGGCGGCTACTTTAGAGCAACATACGACCTGCCGTTGACCGTGTTCAAGGATGGCACATACAAGGTTACTGCAATATACCAGAAGACCAGGGCGGAAACTACGTTTAATGTAAAAAACAATCTTCCGCTTGAGAGCAGCGGCAAGACAATCCTGCTTGTCACAACAGACAAGGAAGAGTACACTCCAGGCGAGAGGGTGCAGATAGTTGCAACCACAAACAGGATATCGCCACTGCAAAAGCTCGACCTTGTAGTTATTCCAGAAGAGAGCACTGCGATAAACTGTGGAACTGCCAACTGTGGTCTTGGAGGCAAAAAGACAGACATTGCGCGCTCTTACAACAACGGCATGTACAGCTACGAGTATGTAATTCCAGTGAAAGTCGAATACGGAACATACCTAGTCAAGGTGGACGCAGAGTTTGGCACATTCACAAAAACATTCCAGATTGTGCCAAAGAAGGCTGAAGTGCCTGCACCTGTTATAGTCTCGACAATATCAGAAAAATTCAACAGATTACCAGAATCTGAGATTCCGATATTCCTTGCATCAAAGACACTTGATGGAAAAAGCATGACGCCAATATCACTCCAAGGCTCTGTCATCACGTCGCGAGGACAGGAGCAAAACGTCAATCTTAGGATAATTGCCCCGGACGGACAGTGCGTTATAGGTCAGGAGGCCATGTGCCTTGTAAGCGGGCCGACCACTGGAACATCGGTAATGATCGGAAAGGAGATGTACAACGTAGAATATTCAGGACACGACAAGCCTGTTGAAAAATTCTTCATATCATCTACTGCTGTCCCGGACTCTGTCTGGATTGTCCAAATAGTAAAGGGCGAGCAGCAGTCAAGATTTTACTACGAGATCCTATACAACGCAATCCAGTAG
- a CDS encoding DUF367 family protein gives MNVQVFMFRQDDPKKCTAAKLVKFGLARPVTRTHGNTIVLDPFAKTTLLRRDAHICSSVTAIDCSWNLAQNTFAKRFSGIPRKLPPLLAGNPVNYAKLGKLTTVEAIAGALFILGYVSLCKELLNKFNWGHTFLELNEDLLNDYSLLQSEEQIAPLLSQYGFANFD, from the coding sequence ATGAATGTTCAGGTTTTCATGTTCAGACAAGATGATCCAAAGAAATGCACGGCTGCCAAACTTGTCAAGTTCGGGCTTGCAAGACCTGTGACAAGGACGCACGGCAACACAATAGTTCTTGACCCGTTTGCAAAAACAACGCTGTTGCGGCGCGATGCTCATATATGCTCATCGGTTACAGCAATAGACTGCTCGTGGAATCTTGCACAGAACACGTTTGCAAAAAGATTTTCCGGAATTCCACGCAAACTTCCGCCGCTTCTAGCAGGAAATCCGGTCAACTATGCCAAGCTGGGAAAGCTCACAACGGTGGAGGCAATAGCCGGAGCGCTTTTCATTCTAGGATATGTCAGTCTTTGCAAGGAACTGCTAAACAAGTTCAACTGGGGCCACACATTTCTTGAGCTAAACGAGGATCTGCTAAATGATTATTCTTTGCTGCAATCTGAGGAGCAGATAGCACCGCTTTTGAGCCAGTACGGATTCGCTAATTTTGACTGA
- a CDS encoding amino acid permease produces the protein MAAENSTGLARTLGLLDVVMVGVAAMIGGAIFVLVGPGMAEAGPALMIAFLLNGVITMFTALTYAELSSALPDTGGGYRWVREGLPRPNAFLSGWMSWFAHTIAGSLYAVAFASFFVHLISQMGLVESSALLEKGFAALAIMAFTIINVKGTSPTSKVGNAITITQISIIGLLIAAAVFAMAFTNNSWPQNFEDFFPHGVSGLVIAMGLTFIAFEGYEVIAQTGNELRNPKKNIPRAILISLCAVVAIYILFTFVFIAGLSSSELGEPSWSYIGGFGELGIIEASRHLLPFGALIVLVGAFVSTLAALNATTYSSSRVSYAMGSQYNLPQPFGKIHPKYKTPVVSTIASGAIMLVLALALDLTEIAFAASVMFLFLFAQVNYAAISIRRLYEKKLEYTFKTPFFPLIPTLGILSAVGLSVYLLFMHPQSWAIAIVWTVAGFIIYKTYTSKKEIEHYAPLIYNQGPEERREYRILIIYHPKYIMHYFKIANAIASEKEGEISVLSVVHIPVHLPLSLSSKVGESAIAVFDKLKKSIPNPIRHRYLVRMSHDVTDAILATVEEQGINLVIMDFSDLRSNRKLLSLSTCDFVGMKIGKNIDVDFQNIVVSYDKGRHSNLGLRIANSISKSFGSKIRVVRGVVESPEDELEVMNAINEMMFDLEMKNVQFEKVYPKTKNVAPSLLEVFDKVESEIIILGAGNQADSAFSPKTLEVLSRTKKSVMVIRDHRFSEFHARTIWKIISSRLRENRYLYRIYVDVVHLGYSLKARRARGRYDEDYFDSKIKQ, from the coding sequence ATGGCAGCTGAAAACTCTACCGGACTTGCAAGGACGCTGGGACTGCTAGATGTTGTGATGGTCGGTGTTGCGGCAATGATCGGCGGCGCAATATTTGTGCTGGTCGGACCAGGAATGGCAGAGGCCGGACCTGCACTCATGATAGCATTCCTTCTAAACGGCGTGATAACGATGTTTACCGCACTTACATATGCAGAGCTAAGCTCGGCTCTGCCTGATACGGGAGGAGGATATAGGTGGGTAAGGGAGGGACTTCCAAGACCCAATGCATTTCTGAGTGGTTGGATGTCGTGGTTTGCGCACACGATCGCAGGGAGCCTGTATGCGGTAGCGTTTGCCTCGTTCTTTGTCCATCTTATCTCGCAGATGGGATTGGTCGAGTCATCTGCACTGCTTGAGAAGGGCTTTGCCGCGCTTGCAATCATGGCATTCACAATCATAAATGTGAAAGGGACATCACCTACAAGCAAAGTAGGTAATGCAATTACAATAACACAAATCTCGATAATCGGCCTGTTAATTGCCGCTGCTGTATTTGCTATGGCCTTTACAAACAACTCGTGGCCGCAGAACTTTGAGGATTTTTTCCCACATGGAGTGTCTGGCTTGGTAATTGCCATGGGGCTGACATTCATAGCATTTGAAGGATATGAGGTGATAGCTCAGACTGGTAACGAGCTGAGAAACCCAAAAAAGAACATTCCGCGTGCAATACTCATCTCGCTCTGCGCTGTTGTTGCAATCTATATTCTCTTTACATTCGTGTTCATTGCTGGGCTTTCATCATCTGAACTTGGGGAGCCGTCATGGTCCTATATTGGAGGCTTTGGCGAGCTTGGGATAATCGAGGCCTCGCGTCATCTTCTTCCATTCGGAGCACTCATAGTACTTGTAGGTGCATTTGTCTCAACACTTGCAGCATTGAATGCGACTACGTACTCATCAAGCCGCGTCTCGTATGCAATGGGCTCGCAGTACAATCTGCCTCAACCCTTCGGCAAAATCCACCCCAAGTACAAGACACCGGTAGTCTCAACAATCGCATCGGGGGCAATAATGCTGGTGCTAGCACTTGCACTTGATCTTACAGAAATTGCGTTTGCAGCAAGCGTGATGTTCCTATTCCTGTTTGCACAGGTAAACTATGCTGCAATAAGCATAAGACGTCTGTACGAGAAAAAGCTGGAATACACATTCAAGACGCCATTTTTTCCGCTCATTCCTACACTGGGAATTCTTTCGGCGGTGGGACTGTCTGTATATCTTCTCTTTATGCATCCACAATCGTGGGCAATTGCAATAGTGTGGACTGTGGCAGGTTTTATCATTTACAAGACATACACATCAAAAAAAGAAATCGAACACTATGCCCCGCTGATTTACAATCAGGGTCCGGAAGAAAGAAGGGAATACCGCATACTGATTATCTACCACCCAAAATACATCATGCATTACTTTAAAATCGCAAATGCCATAGCAAGCGAAAAGGAGGGTGAGATCTCAGTCCTCTCTGTTGTCCACATTCCAGTCCACCTGCCACTTTCCCTCTCATCAAAGGTAGGAGAATCTGCAATTGCAGTATTTGACAAGCTCAAAAAATCAATACCAAATCCGATCAGACACAGATATCTTGTGAGGATGTCACACGACGTAACGGATGCGATTCTGGCTACCGTGGAAGAACAGGGAATAAACTTGGTAATAATGGATTTTTCCGACTTGCGAAGCAACCGTAAGCTCCTCTCGCTTTCAACTTGTGATTTTGTGGGCATGAAGATAGGCAAAAACATAGACGTAGATTTTCAGAACATCGTTGTATCATATGATAAGGGGAGGCATTCCAATTTGGGACTGAGGATTGCAAACTCTATCTCAAAATCATTTGGAAGCAAGATCCGAGTTGTGCGCGGCGTGGTCGAATCACCTGAGGATGAGCTTGAGGTAATGAATGCCATAAACGAAATGATGTTTGATTTGGAAATGAAGAATGTCCAGTTTGAGAAAGTATATCCAAAGACCAAGAATGTGGCGCCTAGCCTGCTTGAAGTATTTGACAAGGTCGAATCTGAGATAATAATACTCGGTGCAGGAAACCAAGCCGATTCAGCTTTCTCGCCAAAGACGCTTGAGGTGCTAAGCAGGACGAAAAAATCGGTCATGGTAATACGTGATCATAGGTTCTCCGAATTTCATGCAAGGACGATCTGGAAGATAATATCGTCAAGGCTGAGGGAGAACAGATATCTTTACAGAATTTATGTTGATGTGGTTCATCTTGGATATTCGCTTAAGGCACGGCGCGCAAGAGGCAGATACGATGAGGACTATTTTGACTCTAAGATAAAACAGTGA
- the cofC gene encoding 2-phospho-L-lactate guanylyltransferase, whose product MQIAAIIPVKTFSRAKSRLGLPQEKTAELCKLMLDEVLSAISQTPSIQKIIVVSRDEDAFKLARKYGVKEIFDQSENGVNEAVALAEKFLLEIGFDSSVVFPQDIPLVRPHDIQTLLSFQKWDNSMIVVPSRKFDGTNALLRTPLNVVETHYDEDSYKIHLTTGKSRNVRTSFALINRIMWDVDDKSDVEFIMSNIEKQELAIKLQNILERR is encoded by the coding sequence TTGCAAATAGCTGCAATTATTCCCGTAAAAACATTTTCAAGGGCAAAGAGTAGACTTGGCCTTCCGCAGGAAAAAACTGCGGAACTTTGCAAGCTAATGTTAGACGAGGTCCTCTCGGCAATCTCACAGACACCGTCGATACAAAAGATCATCGTCGTATCAAGAGACGAGGACGCATTCAAGCTTGCAAGAAAGTATGGCGTCAAAGAGATTTTTGATCAATCCGAGAATGGTGTGAACGAGGCTGTCGCTCTTGCAGAAAAATTTCTTCTTGAGATTGGGTTTGACTCGTCGGTGGTTTTTCCGCAAGACATACCGCTTGTACGCCCTCACGACATTCAAACACTACTCTCCTTTCAAAAGTGGGACAACTCGATGATTGTGGTTCCGTCAAGAAAATTTGATGGAACCAATGCTCTCCTAAGAACACCACTAAATGTGGTAGAGACCCATTACGATGAGGACAGCTACAAAATACACCTTACCACCGGCAAGTCGCGCAATGTCAGAACATCGTTTGCTCTTATCAACAGGATAATGTGGGATGTAGATGACAAGTCAGATGTTGAATTTATCATGAGTAACATTGAAAAACAAGAACTTGCAATAAAGCTGCAAAACATACTGGAGAGAAGATGA
- the cofD gene encoding 2-phospho-L-lactate transferase, with product MITILAGGTGSVKFVRGLISQTRDVNVVCNVGDNYWLYGLYVCPDIDTIIYGLADILDYEKGWGIRKDTFGFLRQMEIFGEETWFRIGDRDAATHLIRTNMLKNGKNLADITKWMCEKFAVEAKVMPVTDNTIETRINTNKGEMHLQEYWVKYKGKDKVEGIQYIGADKARPNPEAVNAIHDSELIIIAPGNPLTSIGPMLQIKGIRKELSKNRKRVVAVSPLIGNKAFSGPAAEYMAAAGIEVSPYGIAQMYSDVCGSIVIDSKDRLITKKIQNLDMKVYDTNIKMTNKLTEDALASFVLKNVRV from the coding sequence ATGATAACAATTCTTGCTGGAGGCACTGGCTCTGTAAAGTTTGTACGAGGACTAATATCCCAGACACGGGACGTTAACGTAGTCTGCAATGTGGGCGACAACTATTGGCTTTACGGACTGTATGTGTGTCCCGACATAGACACCATAATCTACGGCTTGGCAGACATATTGGATTATGAAAAAGGCTGGGGCATAAGGAAGGATACTTTTGGATTTTTAAGACAAATGGAGATATTCGGAGAAGAGACATGGTTTAGAATAGGCGACAGGGATGCGGCAACACATCTCATTAGAACTAACATGCTAAAGAATGGCAAAAATCTTGCAGACATTACAAAATGGATGTGTGAAAAGTTTGCGGTGGAGGCAAAGGTCATGCCAGTCACAGACAATACCATCGAGACCAGAATAAACACAAACAAGGGGGAGATGCACCTGCAAGAATATTGGGTAAAGTACAAGGGAAAAGACAAGGTTGAAGGAATTCAGTATATAGGCGCAGACAAGGCAAGGCCCAACCCAGAGGCAGTAAACGCAATACATGATTCAGAATTGATAATAATTGCTCCAGGCAACCCGTTGACCAGTATAGGCCCAATGCTTCAGATAAAAGGGATTAGAAAAGAACTGTCAAAGAACAGAAAGCGCGTAGTTGCGGTGAGCCCCCTGATAGGCAACAAAGCGTTTTCAGGTCCGGCCGCAGAATATATGGCAGCAGCTGGCATAGAGGTCTCACCCTACGGCATAGCCCAGATGTATTCTGATGTCTGCGGAAGCATTGTCATAGATTCCAAGGACAGGCTGATCACAAAAAAGATTCAGAATCTAGACATGAAAGTATACGATACCAATATCAAGATGACCAACAAGCTCACAGAGGACGCCTTGGCATCATTTGTACTAAAGAACGTGCGCGTATAG
- a CDS encoding transcription initiation factor IIB: MVKNVDKTSRCPRCGKGSLVTDNDTGENFCAKCGFVINQESIESGPEWRSFSKDDEGKSRAGVPTSLAMHDMGLATIIGQADKDAAGKPLSSSMKNTIERLRTWDSRSQVHEPADRNFRQAFSELSRLKDKLALGDAVIEKAAYIYRKAIEKGLVRGRSISALIASALYAACRDTETPRTLKDIGVASNIKRKDIARCYRLLLKELSLKMPVVDPIKCVSRIASKAELSEKTKREAARILRNAEENKISAGKDPMGLAAAALYVACVSNGENKTQRDVAEAAGVTEVTIRNRYKGLKMALNI, translated from the coding sequence ATGGTAAAAAATGTAGATAAAACATCCCGTTGCCCACGCTGTGGTAAAGGGTCTCTGGTAACTGACAATGACACTGGGGAAAATTTCTGCGCCAAGTGTGGCTTTGTGATAAATCAGGAAAGCATCGAATCGGGGCCTGAATGGCGCTCATTCTCAAAAGATGACGAAGGAAAAAGCAGGGCAGGAGTTCCAACATCGCTTGCAATGCACGATATGGGGCTTGCTACCATAATAGGCCAGGCAGACAAGGACGCTGCAGGCAAACCACTGTCATCGTCAATGAAGAACACAATAGAGAGACTCAGAACGTGGGATTCTAGGAGTCAGGTACACGAGCCGGCTGACAGAAATTTCAGGCAGGCATTCTCAGAGCTTAGCAGACTGAAGGACAAGCTGGCGCTTGGAGATGCTGTGATCGAAAAGGCAGCATACATTTACCGAAAGGCAATCGAAAAAGGGCTGGTGCGCGGCCGCTCAATTTCTGCTCTCATTGCGTCGGCATTGTATGCCGCATGCAGGGACACAGAAACACCAAGAACACTGAAGGATATCGGTGTTGCAAGCAACATAAAAAGAAAGGACATTGCAAGATGTTACAGATTGCTGCTCAAAGAACTCAGTTTGAAGATGCCCGTAGTGGATCCGATAAAATGCGTTTCAAGGATTGCAAGCAAGGCTGAACTATCGGAGAAGACAAAGCGTGAAGCCGCAAGGATTCTCAGGAACGCAGAAGAAAACAAGATATCTGCTGGAAAAGATCCGATGGGTCTTGCCGCGGCCGCATTGTATGTCGCATGTGTCTCAAACGGAGAAAACAAAACGCAGCGAGATGTTGCCGAGGCCGCAGGCGTCACAGAAGTGACCATCAGGAACCGCTACAAAGGACTGAAGATGGCGTTAAACATTTAG